In Primulina eburnea isolate SZY01 chromosome 5, ASM2296580v1, whole genome shotgun sequence, a single window of DNA contains:
- the LOC140831533 gene encoding ethylene-responsive transcription factor TINY-like, which produces MDSISRILCSTDDQNTSLFSFSSDNSAAKADQSPETAKKDKRIRDCNSTSSSKHSVYRGVRMRNWGKWVSEIREPRKKSRIWLGTFATPEMAARAHDVAALSIKGASAILNFPELAAALPRPVSLSPRDVQAAAAKAAAMDKFDVLSSPSSTYSSFCTTSSSSSSLSSLASAIDLSTTSEELSQIVELPSLGSCFDNLGLRDDFVYVDNTAMEEWLDSPPPWIGGVDGGVDADDGISGCFESLLWNY; this is translated from the coding sequence ATGGATTCGATTTCAAGAATCTTGTGTAGTACTGATGATCAAAACACCTCTTTGTTCTCATTCTCCTCAGATAACTCCGCCGCCAAGGCGGATCAGTCTCCGGAAACCGCCAAGAAAGACAAGAGAATCCGGGACTGCAACAGTACTTCCAGCAGCAAGCACTCGGTTTACCGGGGAGTTCGAATGCGGAACTGGGGGAAATGGGTGTCCGAAATCCGGGAGCCACGGAAGAAATCACGAATATGGTTGGGTACTTTCGCGACGCCTGAAATGGCGGCGCGTGCGCATGACGTGGCTGCGTTGAGCATCAAAGGGGCCTCGGCCATTCTGAATTTCCCGGAACTGGCAGCTGCTCTGCCGCGTCCGGTTTCCCTCAGCCCACGTGACGTGCAGGCAGCAGCGGCGAAGGCAGCGGCCATGGACAAATTCGATGTCCTCTCCTCTCCTTCGAGTACTTATTCCTCCTTTTGCACAACTTCGTCATCTTCTTCTTCGCTTTCATCTCTGGCTTCTGCAATTGATCTTTCGACAACATCGGAAGAACTGAGCCAGATTGTCGAGTTGCCGAGTTTGGGGTCGTGTTTCGACAACCTGGGCCTGAGGGATGACTTTGTGTACGTCGACAACACGGCGATGGAGGAGTGGTTGGACTCTCCTCCGCCTTGGATCGGCGGCGTTGACGGTGGGGTCGATGCTGATGATGGGATTTCGGGCTGTTTTGAATCTTTGTTGTGGAATTATTGA
- the LOC140831966 gene encoding uncharacterized protein isoform X2 — MATDTKSSNLIKVKPGIGDGPSTSSSKSKIIESKKKVSEISIKQSVDAKHRSTNNVSKISKTSRQSKTVTKTVTKTRVKKVYSLPGQKFDVPEEREPLRIFYESLSKQIPSSEMAEFWMMEHGLLSPERAKKAFEKKGRKQKQLRSGTPIKSPPPPVSSKPESSKRPQQVPKSGEVKPKKRLINESDDDDDNFVLSHKRRKG; from the exons ATGGCCACTGATACAAAATCAAGCAATCTGATCAAAGTTAAGCCCGGAATTGGAGATGGGCCATCAACATCTTCATCAAAATCCAAGATCATTGAATCAAAGAAGAAAGTTTCAGAGATCTCAATCAAGCAATCTGTTGATGCCAAGCACCGATCCACTAATAATGTATCCAAA ATAAGCAAAACGTCACGTCAATCAAAAACTGTCACGAAAACAGTGACCAAAACCAGAGTGAAGAAAGTTTATTCCTTGCCCGGGCAGAAATTTGATGTTCCTGAAGAG AGAGAACCATTGAGGATATTCTATGAATCCTTATCGAAGCAAATACCTTCAAGTGAAATGGCCGAATTTTG GATGATGGAGCATGGTTTGCTGTCACCCGAACGAGCGAAgaaggcctttgagaaaaaggGAAGGAAGCAAAAGCAACTTCGATCAGGTACTCCAATAAAATCTCCACCACCACCCGTATCAAGTAAACCGGAGAGTTCCAAAAGGCCACAACAGGTCCCCAAGTCCGGTGAAGTAAAACCGAAAAAACGTTTAATAAATGAAAGTGACGACGACGACGACAACTTTGTGCTGAGCCACAAAAGGAGAAAAGGGTAA
- the LOC140831966 gene encoding uncharacterized protein isoform X1, whose protein sequence is MATDTKSSNLIKVKPGIGDGPSTSSSKSKIIESKKKVSEISIKQSVDAKHRSTNNVSKVISKTSRQSKTVTKTVTKTRVKKVYSLPGQKFDVPEEREPLRIFYESLSKQIPSSEMAEFWMMEHGLLSPERAKKAFEKKGRKQKQLRSGTPIKSPPPPVSSKPESSKRPQQVPKSGEVKPKKRLINESDDDDDNFVLSHKRRKG, encoded by the exons ATGGCCACTGATACAAAATCAAGCAATCTGATCAAAGTTAAGCCCGGAATTGGAGATGGGCCATCAACATCTTCATCAAAATCCAAGATCATTGAATCAAAGAAGAAAGTTTCAGAGATCTCAATCAAGCAATCTGTTGATGCCAAGCACCGATCCACTAATAATGTATCCAAAGTT ATAAGCAAAACGTCACGTCAATCAAAAACTGTCACGAAAACAGTGACCAAAACCAGAGTGAAGAAAGTTTATTCCTTGCCCGGGCAGAAATTTGATGTTCCTGAAGAG AGAGAACCATTGAGGATATTCTATGAATCCTTATCGAAGCAAATACCTTCAAGTGAAATGGCCGAATTTTG GATGATGGAGCATGGTTTGCTGTCACCCGAACGAGCGAAgaaggcctttgagaaaaaggGAAGGAAGCAAAAGCAACTTCGATCAGGTACTCCAATAAAATCTCCACCACCACCCGTATCAAGTAAACCGGAGAGTTCCAAAAGGCCACAACAGGTCCCCAAGTCCGGTGAAGTAAAACCGAAAAAACGTTTAATAAATGAAAGTGACGACGACGACGACAACTTTGTGCTGAGCCACAAAAGGAGAAAAGGGTAA
- the LOC140831534 gene encoding uncharacterized protein, with amino-acid sequence MQNDKTIVYYHHLLTAHNTTLKSSLTLSLSLKPIFVFLIKLLCDMKANNNSPKLKTTPRTQLFSCAFFRQCTQTVLSPTTSTPPPLPQAPAPPPVHSQPESSSSSSSNTSQSFTQWKFPLSNSPIGHNSYSHPKPNPEPTPRTDISVPPPVLHANLEELFHTAELHFSSGSDYDRVGVIQLLERSLVPDPRAAVEGGACPVSVVRGVVECLRDGVARKPSSKVLLALCLVEENRSVAVEAGAVTAVVEALADAEISLAERSLAVLELLCTTAEGADEVRAHVLAVPMMVEVMGRMEGRGKEHAISVLAVIYGGLYEDATVAPPEEVARAVMLALQGHCSARARRKGAQLLRILQENGRSDMTQDVDERSGFFDQR; translated from the coding sequence ATGCAAAATGACAAAACAATCGTATATTATCATCACCTCCTCACAGCTCACAACACTACGCTAAAGAGCTCTCtcactctctctctctctctcaaacccatctttgtgttcttgatcaagcttctgtgTGATATGAAGGCCAACAATAATTCCCCCAAATTGAAAACAACCCCACGTACTCAATTGTTTTCCTGTGCTTTCTTTCGCCAATGCACGCAGACTGTACTCAGTCCCACCACCTCCACTCCACCTCCACTTCCCCAGGCGCCGGCACCTCCGCCAGTGCATTCACAGCCTGAATCTTCCTCGTCTTCTTCTTCCAACACGTCACAGAGCTTCACACAGTGGAAATTCCCTCTCTCAAACTCACCCATAGGACATAACTCATATTCACACCCCAAACCCAATCCGGAGCCCACCCCCAGAACGGATATCTCTGTTCCGCCACCAGTTTTGCATGCCAATTTGGAGGAGCTGTTCCACACGGCGGAGCTTCACTTCAGTTCTGGGTCAGACTACGACCGGGTCGGGGTGATTCAGTTGCTGGAGAGATCCCTCGTCCCAGACCCACGCGCTGCGGTGGAAGGAGGTGCTTGTCCGGTGTCGGTGGTGAGAGGGGTCGTGGAGTGTCTACGCGATGGTGTGGCGCGTAAGCCGTCCAGTAAGGTCTTACTGGCGCTTTGCCTGGTAGAGGAAAACAGGAGCGTTGCAGTAGAGGCCGGGGCAGTTACTGCAGTGGTGGAGGCACTGGCGGATGCGGAGATTTCGTTGGCGGAGAGGTCATTGGCGGTGTTGGAACTTCTGTGCACGACGGCCGAGGGCGCGGATGAGGTGCGCGCCCATGTTTTGGCTGTTCCGATGATGGTGGAGGTTATGGGGAGAATGGAGGGGAGGGGAAAAGAACATGCAATAAGCGTTTTGGCGGTAATCTACGGTGGCTTATATGAAGATGCGACGGTGGCGCCTCCGGAGGAGGTGGCGCGTGCTGTGATGCTAGCTTTGCAGGGGCATTGCAGTGCCAGAGCGAGGAGGAAAGGGGCCCAGCTTCTGAGAATTCTGCAAGAAAATGGACGGTCAGACATGACCCAAGATGTTGATGAGCGGTCTGGATTTTTTGATCAACGTTGA
- the LOC140831967 gene encoding uncharacterized protein isoform X2, protein MDKSIVPMEESHRKSDSAASVAKSIGSLVQINSIAIELSSAVEEIEPPAHEHFSIRGFVSEMRKKDLKTCSLFASECHLFDCLPTLYVPKFRWWHCSNCIQEVSSERTTLDIVLADGSLAGTSSCNNVDERDGVFSFNRKKTGNKNGPRDYGNNHEDNDLSDNIMISNPPRDEGHKTCSSKDKTDVRTNEDGNLCANMTEADPFQFQEIDAKSADAYDEPYNAASGSDGAFSTVPYRRKPKLRSLADIMEEERNLIGQQRTRSASSNGIQVTFTGMEAILAPMPQLDIPSVVSKGARSPSRKRKITLEDDREPLEMKYPNGTTKRFRGLMLEGGRVRNRVETSDSESGGDASTRLSFQLASKAQRIKVKKSKALDMNKKARPVVIDNGSVKLHEVPKTYAANSANSLKDIAAKTSIYKTGHVPSTFVEVGPYVRGFLPAQLLETNSDPSNSKIPEVEADHNPFTPSGKNVLGEHNIKAKVGLDLSLDSFVDPERNSNNQYSFRQHRGIPDLNESFGQKTDMMQGKQLQNLFEERNLPYHNTLDISTSLNKEIATEGKSALRVYESPTVQSVEKNLELRGASDEMEIIELLAKNKRDRELGNLRKHITSVGINSSVRGSPALYADGCHRMINFPPSDARTGVPVASGNICVGQSIPVTFPRLNQYQMDMSKLDESQFKLVTPFTPSQQRKPQYLTSSSIIAGSRPREVPDLLWPPRRENLPFHHVLPNNMGIYSFSEQCHKGKTISDIKGGEGRIWSSPKSVGSLDPYSNDAIPAMQLLSLMDQGIESSSSIKVSQKHFPDKPFSPCNHHPRLNGNENLKFLGGSFFAQNNQKTLQHGVYCPGESSKKAASYMQVGQVPSGLKKSNTIFLGRPSELVTQPSNNNPALSICILNRNPADFSIPDSRNQYTISAKDLKRRNLNASKERSRTLNLENKKRPRVRKNGFAKENSKK, encoded by the exons ATGGACAAGAGTATTGTGCCTATGGAAGAAAGTCATCGGAAAAGTGATTCTGCAGCTTCTGTGGCAAAGTCCATAGGGTCACTTGTTCAAATCAACTCGATAGCTATAGAACTTAGTAGCGCTGTTGAAGAGATCGAGCCACCAGCACACGAGCATTTTTCAATACG TGGCTTTGTTTCCGAAATGAGGAAAAAGGATTTGAAGACTTGCTCCTTGTTTGCTTCAGAATGTCATCTATTTGATTGTCTGCCTACATTATATGTTCCCAAATTTCGGTGGTGGCACTGCTCAAATTGCATCCAAGAGGTTTCCAGTGAGAGGACGACACTAGATATAGTATTGGCAGACGGAAGTCTTGCTGGTACGAGTTCTTGTAATAATGTTGATGAAAGAGATGGCGTGTTCTCATTCAACAGAAAGAAAACTG GAAATAAAAATGGACCAAGAGACTATGGAAATAATCATGAAGACAATGATCTAAGTGATAATATCATGATTTCGAATCCACCTCGGGATGAAGGGCATAAGACat GCAGCAGCAAAGACAAAACTGATGTCCGGACCAATGAAGATGGAAATTTGTGTGCTAATATGACAGAAGCTGATCCGTTTCAGTTTCAAGAAATAGATGCAAAATCTGCAG ATGCTTATGATGAGCCATATAATGCAGCATCGGGAAGCGATGGAGCATTTAGTACCGTGCCATACCGGAGAAAACCAAAGTTGCGTTCCTTGGCTGATATAATGGAGGAGGAAAGAAATCTAATTGGGCAGCAGAGAACAAGATCCGCGTCATCCAATGGAATACAAGTTACATTTACTGGGATGGAAGCAATTTTAGCTCCTATGCCACAGCTAGACATCCCTTCTGTCGTTTCAAAAGGCGCTCGAAGTCCTTCAAGAAAACGAAAGATAACCCTTGAGGACGACAGAGAACCTTTAGAGATGAAATACCCGAATGGCACAACTAAACGGTTTAGGGGCCTAATGCTAGAGGGTGGGAGAGTTCGTAATAGAGTTGAAACTTCTGATTCAGAATCAGGAGGGGATGCATCGACACGATTGAGTTTTCAACTTGCTTCAAAGGCTCAACGGATCAAGGTCAAGAAAAGTAAGGCCCTAGATATGAACAAAAAGGCAAGGCCGGTTGTTATTGACAATGGATCGGTAAAATTACATGAGGTTCCGAAGACATATGCTGCAAATTCTGCTAATTCATTGAAAGATATTGCTGCTAAGACTAGTATATATAAGACGGGACATGTCCCTTCTACATTTGTGGAAGTAGGACCATATGTCCGGGGTTTTCTTCCTGCACAACTATTGGAGACAAACTCTGACCCTTCAAATAGTAAAATCCCTGAAGTTGAAGCTGATCATAACCCTTTTACCCCTTCTGGGAAAAACGTTCTTGGAGAACACAATATCAAAGCAAAAGTGGGATTGGACCTTTCACTCGACAGCTTTGTAGATCCTGAAAGGAACTCCAACAATCAATATTCTTTCAGGCAGCATAGGGGAATTCCCGATCTCAATGAGTCATTTGGCCAGAAAACAGATATGATGCAAGGGAAGCAATTGCAGAATCTTTTCGAGGAGAGGAATTTGCCCTATCATAATACTTTG GACATCTCTACTTCGCTAAATAAAGAAATAGCCACAGAAGGCAAAAGTGCATTGAGAGTTTATGAGTCGCCAACTGTTCAAAGCGTAGAGAAGAACTTAGAACTTCGAGGGGCTTCAGACGAAATGGAAATAATCGAGCTATTGGCCAAGAACAAACGTGATAGGGAACTTGGAAATTTGAGGAAACATATCACATCTGTGGGCATCAACAGTTCTGTCAGAGGGTCGCCTGCACTTTATGCAGATGGATGTCATAGGATGATTAATTTTCCTCCGAGTGATGCAAGAACTGGTGTCCCTGTTGCAAGTGGCAACATATGTGTTGGCCAAAGTATTCCTGTAACCTTCCCTCGTTTGAACCAGTATCAAATGGACATGAGCAAACTGGATGAAAGCCAATTCAAACTCGTAACTCCATTTACACCGAGTCAGCAGAGGAAACCACAATATTTGACTTCAAGTTCCATCATAGCCGGTTCAAGACCTCGTGAAGTACCAGATCTGTTGTGGCCTCCCAGACGAGAAAATTTACCATTTCATCACGTTCTCCCGAATAACATGGGAATTTATTCATTCTCTGAGCAGTGCCACAAGGGAAAGACCATCAGTGATATAAAGGGTGGGGAGGGAAGAATATGgtcgagcccaaaatcagtTGGGTCTTTAGATCCCTACTCGAATGATGCAATTCCAGCCATGCAACTGCTGTCTTTGATGGATCAGGGAATCGAGTCGAGTTCTTCGATAAAAGTGAGCCAAAAACATTTTCCTGATAAACCTTTCTCACCTTGCAACCACCACCCGCGGCTGAATGGGAATGAGAACCTGAAATTCCTCGGTGGATCGTTCTTTGCACAAAATAACCAGAAAACTTTACAGCATGGTGTTTATTGTCCTGGTGAAAGCTCAAAGAAGGCTGCATCCTATATGCAAG TCGGTCAAGTACCTTCTGGGCTGAAGAAGTCAAATACCATTTTCTTGGGGAGGCCTAGTGAACTTGTAACTCAACCATCGAACAATAATCCAGCATTGAGTATTTGCATTCTTAACCGGAACCCAGCTGACTTTAGTATTCCTGATTCGAGAAACCAGTATACCATAAGTGCAAAAGATCTGAAACGTAGAAATCTGAATGCTTCGAAAGAAAGGTCACGTACATTGAATCTGGAAAATAAGAAGAGACCAAGGGTGAGAAAGAATGGTTTTGCCAAAGAGAACTCCAAGAAATAG
- the LOC140831967 gene encoding uncharacterized protein isoform X1, which yields MNLGLYSWMDKSIVPMEESHRKSDSAASVAKSIGSLVQINSIAIELSSAVEEIEPPAHEHFSIRGFVSEMRKKDLKTCSLFASECHLFDCLPTLYVPKFRWWHCSNCIQEVSSERTTLDIVLADGSLAGTSSCNNVDERDGVFSFNRKKTGNKNGPRDYGNNHEDNDLSDNIMISNPPRDEGHKTCSSKDKTDVRTNEDGNLCANMTEADPFQFQEIDAKSADAYDEPYNAASGSDGAFSTVPYRRKPKLRSLADIMEEERNLIGQQRTRSASSNGIQVTFTGMEAILAPMPQLDIPSVVSKGARSPSRKRKITLEDDREPLEMKYPNGTTKRFRGLMLEGGRVRNRVETSDSESGGDASTRLSFQLASKAQRIKVKKSKALDMNKKARPVVIDNGSVKLHEVPKTYAANSANSLKDIAAKTSIYKTGHVPSTFVEVGPYVRGFLPAQLLETNSDPSNSKIPEVEADHNPFTPSGKNVLGEHNIKAKVGLDLSLDSFVDPERNSNNQYSFRQHRGIPDLNESFGQKTDMMQGKQLQNLFEERNLPYHNTLDISTSLNKEIATEGKSALRVYESPTVQSVEKNLELRGASDEMEIIELLAKNKRDRELGNLRKHITSVGINSSVRGSPALYADGCHRMINFPPSDARTGVPVASGNICVGQSIPVTFPRLNQYQMDMSKLDESQFKLVTPFTPSQQRKPQYLTSSSIIAGSRPREVPDLLWPPRRENLPFHHVLPNNMGIYSFSEQCHKGKTISDIKGGEGRIWSSPKSVGSLDPYSNDAIPAMQLLSLMDQGIESSSSIKVSQKHFPDKPFSPCNHHPRLNGNENLKFLGGSFFAQNNQKTLQHGVYCPGESSKKAASYMQVGQVPSGLKKSNTIFLGRPSELVTQPSNNNPALSICILNRNPADFSIPDSRNQYTISAKDLKRRNLNASKERSRTLNLENKKRPRVRKNGFAKENSKK from the exons ATGAATTTAGGTTTATATTCTTGGATGGACAAGAGTATTGTGCCTATGGAAGAAAGTCATCGGAAAAGTGATTCTGCAGCTTCTGTGGCAAAGTCCATAGGGTCACTTGTTCAAATCAACTCGATAGCTATAGAACTTAGTAGCGCTGTTGAAGAGATCGAGCCACCAGCACACGAGCATTTTTCAATACG TGGCTTTGTTTCCGAAATGAGGAAAAAGGATTTGAAGACTTGCTCCTTGTTTGCTTCAGAATGTCATCTATTTGATTGTCTGCCTACATTATATGTTCCCAAATTTCGGTGGTGGCACTGCTCAAATTGCATCCAAGAGGTTTCCAGTGAGAGGACGACACTAGATATAGTATTGGCAGACGGAAGTCTTGCTGGTACGAGTTCTTGTAATAATGTTGATGAAAGAGATGGCGTGTTCTCATTCAACAGAAAGAAAACTG GAAATAAAAATGGACCAAGAGACTATGGAAATAATCATGAAGACAATGATCTAAGTGATAATATCATGATTTCGAATCCACCTCGGGATGAAGGGCATAAGACat GCAGCAGCAAAGACAAAACTGATGTCCGGACCAATGAAGATGGAAATTTGTGTGCTAATATGACAGAAGCTGATCCGTTTCAGTTTCAAGAAATAGATGCAAAATCTGCAG ATGCTTATGATGAGCCATATAATGCAGCATCGGGAAGCGATGGAGCATTTAGTACCGTGCCATACCGGAGAAAACCAAAGTTGCGTTCCTTGGCTGATATAATGGAGGAGGAAAGAAATCTAATTGGGCAGCAGAGAACAAGATCCGCGTCATCCAATGGAATACAAGTTACATTTACTGGGATGGAAGCAATTTTAGCTCCTATGCCACAGCTAGACATCCCTTCTGTCGTTTCAAAAGGCGCTCGAAGTCCTTCAAGAAAACGAAAGATAACCCTTGAGGACGACAGAGAACCTTTAGAGATGAAATACCCGAATGGCACAACTAAACGGTTTAGGGGCCTAATGCTAGAGGGTGGGAGAGTTCGTAATAGAGTTGAAACTTCTGATTCAGAATCAGGAGGGGATGCATCGACACGATTGAGTTTTCAACTTGCTTCAAAGGCTCAACGGATCAAGGTCAAGAAAAGTAAGGCCCTAGATATGAACAAAAAGGCAAGGCCGGTTGTTATTGACAATGGATCGGTAAAATTACATGAGGTTCCGAAGACATATGCTGCAAATTCTGCTAATTCATTGAAAGATATTGCTGCTAAGACTAGTATATATAAGACGGGACATGTCCCTTCTACATTTGTGGAAGTAGGACCATATGTCCGGGGTTTTCTTCCTGCACAACTATTGGAGACAAACTCTGACCCTTCAAATAGTAAAATCCCTGAAGTTGAAGCTGATCATAACCCTTTTACCCCTTCTGGGAAAAACGTTCTTGGAGAACACAATATCAAAGCAAAAGTGGGATTGGACCTTTCACTCGACAGCTTTGTAGATCCTGAAAGGAACTCCAACAATCAATATTCTTTCAGGCAGCATAGGGGAATTCCCGATCTCAATGAGTCATTTGGCCAGAAAACAGATATGATGCAAGGGAAGCAATTGCAGAATCTTTTCGAGGAGAGGAATTTGCCCTATCATAATACTTTG GACATCTCTACTTCGCTAAATAAAGAAATAGCCACAGAAGGCAAAAGTGCATTGAGAGTTTATGAGTCGCCAACTGTTCAAAGCGTAGAGAAGAACTTAGAACTTCGAGGGGCTTCAGACGAAATGGAAATAATCGAGCTATTGGCCAAGAACAAACGTGATAGGGAACTTGGAAATTTGAGGAAACATATCACATCTGTGGGCATCAACAGTTCTGTCAGAGGGTCGCCTGCACTTTATGCAGATGGATGTCATAGGATGATTAATTTTCCTCCGAGTGATGCAAGAACTGGTGTCCCTGTTGCAAGTGGCAACATATGTGTTGGCCAAAGTATTCCTGTAACCTTCCCTCGTTTGAACCAGTATCAAATGGACATGAGCAAACTGGATGAAAGCCAATTCAAACTCGTAACTCCATTTACACCGAGTCAGCAGAGGAAACCACAATATTTGACTTCAAGTTCCATCATAGCCGGTTCAAGACCTCGTGAAGTACCAGATCTGTTGTGGCCTCCCAGACGAGAAAATTTACCATTTCATCACGTTCTCCCGAATAACATGGGAATTTATTCATTCTCTGAGCAGTGCCACAAGGGAAAGACCATCAGTGATATAAAGGGTGGGGAGGGAAGAATATGgtcgagcccaaaatcagtTGGGTCTTTAGATCCCTACTCGAATGATGCAATTCCAGCCATGCAACTGCTGTCTTTGATGGATCAGGGAATCGAGTCGAGTTCTTCGATAAAAGTGAGCCAAAAACATTTTCCTGATAAACCTTTCTCACCTTGCAACCACCACCCGCGGCTGAATGGGAATGAGAACCTGAAATTCCTCGGTGGATCGTTCTTTGCACAAAATAACCAGAAAACTTTACAGCATGGTGTTTATTGTCCTGGTGAAAGCTCAAAGAAGGCTGCATCCTATATGCAAG TCGGTCAAGTACCTTCTGGGCTGAAGAAGTCAAATACCATTTTCTTGGGGAGGCCTAGTGAACTTGTAACTCAACCATCGAACAATAATCCAGCATTGAGTATTTGCATTCTTAACCGGAACCCAGCTGACTTTAGTATTCCTGATTCGAGAAACCAGTATACCATAAGTGCAAAAGATCTGAAACGTAGAAATCTGAATGCTTCGAAAGAAAGGTCACGTACATTGAATCTGGAAAATAAGAAGAGACCAAGGGTGAGAAAGAATGGTTTTGCCAAAGAGAACTCCAAGAAATAG